In a genomic window of Rhododendron vialii isolate Sample 1 chromosome 12a, ASM3025357v1:
- the LOC131310526 gene encoding uncharacterized protein LOC131310526: MSDDKQNASARTNDELSHIGTLDNFSLDICHIKLDGTNYLIWSCTFTLAIEAKGMSEFIEGSVTPPIEAIALKKFKSQKSLVMTWFFNSMRADIRHTFLLLDTPHKIWTTAAQTYSQQGNDAQCFELRKRLRTWEQNHRFVAVYFADLNGAWQEFDYYQGFQVVCAVDAAAWLKRLEKERVYDFLAGLDIEYDTIRVQVLGRIPFPSLGEAYAIVQQKESRRGAMLDTPTPERSALVAIPQGGLVPQSGKSQSGASSGPIDRESLRCDHCHNTGHTRDFCWKLHGRPSRGRRGGRGGRGRGPMRSQA; this comes from the coding sequence ATGTCGGATGATAAACAAAACGCTTCCGCTCGTACAAATGATGAATTGAGTCATATAGGGACTCTAGATAATTTTTCTCTGGATATTTGCCATATTAAGTTGGATGGTACCAACTATCTGATTTGGTCTTGCACTTTTACTTTGgctattgaggccaaagggATGTCAGAATTTATTGAGGGTTctgttactccacctattgagGCTATTGCACTGAAGAAATTTAAATCTCAGAAATCGTTAGTTATGACCTGGTTTTTTAATTCTATGAGGGCTGATATTCGTCATACTTTTCTGCTTCTTGATACTCCACATAAGATTTGGACTACTGCAGCCCAAACCTATTCTCAGCAGGGTAATGATgcacagtgttttgagttgaggaagagGCTTCGTACATGGGAACAAAATCATCGTTTTGTTGCTGTGTATTTTGCTGACTTGAATGGAGCGTGgcaggaatttgattattatcaagGATTTCAGGTTGTTTGTGCTGTTGATGCTGCTGCTTGGTTAAAGCGGTTGGAGAAGGAACGTGTTTATGATTTTTTGGCTGGACTTGATATAGAATATGATACGATTcgagtgcaggtgttgggtcgtaTTCCGTTTCCGTCGTTGGGAGAGGCCTATGCTATTGTTCAGCAGAAGGAGAGTAGGAGGGGTGCTATGTTGGACACTCCTACTCCTGAGCGTTCTGCCTTGGTTGCCATTCCTCAGGGTGGGCTTGTTCCACAGAGTGGTAAATCACAGTCTGGTGCTAGCAGTGGGCCTATTGATCGAGAGTCACTCCGGTGTGATCATTGTCACAACACCGGTCATACCAGggatttttgttggaagctaCATGGCCGTCCCTCTCGTGGGCGAAGGGGTGGACGCggtggtcgaggtcgtggtcctATGCGTTCTCAGGCCTAG